A section of the Salvelinus fontinalis isolate EN_2023a chromosome 33, ASM2944872v1, whole genome shotgun sequence genome encodes:
- the LOC129831651 gene encoding arylacetamide deacetylase-like, producing the protein MRLKGIFLLLSLGAFTSYYVYQPIPDEIEERWKLMLTDCFFRSLSHLADFSELLGLKDYMGVMMFITFAERVFPVSDQRVHVTEELFDGVEVVVYQPKLQGGDTELRRAVIYLHGGGWCLGSARMGPYDLLARQMVMDLNSVVVSVEYRLAPEHHFPVPYEDVYRVVKHFLQRAVLAQYSVDPGRIAVSGDSAGGNLAAAVSQQLQQDPEQQQQLKVQALLYPVLQALDLNTPSYQQNQNMPILPRTLMVRFWSEYFTSDKTFFRAMMTNTHNSPESAALLNFVNWSVFLPESYRGTYNYSVPVMALSAGGSDGPSRSIADPRASPLLVPDAALRSLPKAYVLTCEYDVLRDDGVMYATRLRRAGVEVTHEHYAGGFHGALMFTVWPTDFQIGRTMTENFIKWLQHNL; encoded by the exons ATGCGGTTGAAAGGCATATTTTTACTCCTGTCTTTAGGAGCGTTCACATCGTATTACGTTTACCAGCCCATTCCAGAcgagatagaggagagatggaaactCATGTTGACCGACTGTTTCTTCAGAAGTCTCAGCCACCTG GCAGACTTCAGTGAGCTGCTGGGTTTGAAGGACTACATGGGGGTGATGATGTTCATCACCTTTGCTGAGCGCGTGTTCCCCGTGTCAGACCAACGTGTGCACGTTACAGAGGAGCTGTTTGatggggtggaggtggtggtgtaccAGCCCAAACTGCAGGGCGGCGACACTGAGCTGAGGAGAGCAGTCATATACCTGCACGGAGGAGGATGGTGCCTGGGCAGCGCCA GAATGGGACCATACGACCTCCTGGCTAGGCAGATGGTCATGGATCTTAACTCTGTGGTTGTGTCTGTAGA GTACCGCCTGGCCCCCGAGCACCATTTCCCTGTCCCGTATGAGGACGTGTACCGCGTGGTGAAGCACTTCCTCCAGAGGGCGGTCCTGGCCCAGTACTCTGTCGACCCAGGACGCATCGCTGTATCTGGGGACAGCGCCGGAGGGAACCTGGCTGCAGCCGTGTCCCAGCAG TTGCAGCAGGATCCagaacagcagcagcagctgaaggtCCAGGCCCTGCTCTACCCTGTGCTGCAGGCTCTGGACCTCAATACCCCGTCCTACCAGCAGAACCAGAACATGCCTATCCTACCCCGCACCCTTATGGTGCGCTTCTGGAGCGAATACTTCACCAGCGACAAGACCTTCTTCAGAGCCATGATGACCAACACTCACAACAGCCCGGAGTCCGCTGCTCTGCTCAACTTCGTCAACTGGAGTGTCTTCCTGCCAGAGTCCTACCGGGGGACGTATAACTACAGCGTTCCGGTCATGGCGTTGTCGGCGGGAGGGTCGGACGGGCCATCGCGCTCCATCGCTGACCCCCGGGCCTCGCCCCTGCTGGTCCCAGACGCTGCTTTACGCTCGCTACCCAAGGCCTACGTTCTGACGTGTGAGTACGACGTGCTGCGGGACGACGGGGTGATGTATGCCACACGCCTGCGCCGCGCCGGAGTCGAGGTGACTCACGAACACTACGCCGGAGGTTTCCACGGCGCCCTCATGTTCACCGTGTGGCCAACCGACTTCCAGATTGGACGCACGATGACGGAGAACTTCATCAAATGGCTGCAGCATAACTTGTAG